From one Prosthecobacter debontii genomic stretch:
- a CDS encoding glycoside hydrolase domain-containing protein produces the protein MKSRLIAFIFLLSGIAQAELKVSLADAMTRVMRADESLPKAAVNLHAARGEWESFQIVLNGSESEIKEAKVEATSLTGPDQETLPAPTLLREHYVRVSKSTPMAPLPPGDYPDALVPLTFPWQTLPDQKHFNQPYWVDVFVPYTAKPGVYKGEIRVVGPDRVFLATRQYSLTVQPFDLPVVPRLRTSIMTLWRRIAEVHGFDRRQEPPDPKLLTLLDEYYDLLAQHRLSIDQTYPTYPEPSSGKINPARVEAGMRKHLLHRHVSTLGLPIWPEWPFKDPLGQDRSKAMKYVAEWMGLMKKLRCDSRGYVIMGSLDEPNDSEAYARVRRWGDFFNETEAVHKVRVPLLITEQPTPDNGWWGRLDGDVDIWVPHVSRVWADMESPDGQRDIARRLAEGDEVWCYTALTQIPDAWEAAHGQPKAMKQSNPPVWCLDYPAMNYRVLAWVMPRHGITGLTYWDTLFASPGIDVWKDAGSFQHENGEVYNGDGSFIYPATRKRHGADMPVASIRLKWLREMAEDYDYMMLAKDLGQEKEALALAATFARGFGDWEDDVAKLYAVRQKLAELIVSQGGGR, from the coding sequence ATGAAAAGCCGCCTCATCGCATTCATCTTCTTGCTGAGTGGAATCGCTCAGGCGGAGCTGAAAGTGTCTCTCGCGGATGCCATGACGCGGGTGATGCGGGCCGACGAATCCTTACCGAAAGCGGCTGTGAATCTGCACGCGGCACGCGGGGAGTGGGAGTCATTCCAGATCGTGCTAAATGGCTCGGAAAGCGAGATCAAGGAAGCCAAGGTGGAAGCCACGTCCTTGACCGGACCGGACCAGGAAACTCTGCCTGCGCCGACCTTGCTCCGAGAGCATTACGTGCGGGTTTCGAAATCAACCCCCATGGCACCTTTGCCCCCGGGAGATTATCCAGATGCGCTGGTGCCGCTGACCTTTCCCTGGCAGACGCTGCCTGACCAAAAGCATTTCAACCAACCTTATTGGGTGGATGTGTTCGTGCCCTACACGGCTAAGCCGGGGGTTTATAAAGGGGAGATCCGCGTGGTCGGTCCTGACCGGGTGTTTTTGGCCACTCGCCAATACAGCCTGACCGTGCAGCCCTTTGATCTTCCTGTGGTGCCACGGCTGCGCACCTCCATCATGACCCTCTGGCGCCGCATCGCCGAGGTGCATGGGTTTGATCGCCGTCAGGAGCCGCCCGATCCGAAGCTGCTCACCCTGCTGGATGAATACTATGACTTGCTCGCCCAACATCGGCTGAGCATCGATCAGACCTATCCCACCTACCCCGAACCCAGCAGCGGTAAGATCAATCCAGCACGTGTGGAGGCGGGGATGCGCAAGCATCTGCTGCATCGGCATGTGAGCACTCTGGGCCTGCCGATCTGGCCGGAGTGGCCGTTCAAAGATCCCCTGGGGCAGGACCGTAGCAAAGCCATGAAGTATGTGGCGGAGTGGATGGGGCTGATGAAAAAGCTGCGCTGTGACTCCCGGGGCTATGTGATCATGGGCTCGCTGGATGAGCCGAATGACAGTGAGGCTTATGCGCGTGTCCGTCGCTGGGGAGATTTCTTCAATGAAACGGAAGCGGTCCATAAGGTCCGAGTGCCCTTGTTGATCACTGAGCAGCCTACGCCGGACAACGGCTGGTGGGGCCGCCTGGATGGAGATGTGGATATCTGGGTGCCGCACGTGAGCCGTGTCTGGGCGGATATGGAATCCCCAGATGGCCAGCGTGACATCGCGCGTCGTCTCGCGGAGGGAGATGAGGTGTGGTGCTACACCGCGCTCACCCAGATCCCCGATGCCTGGGAAGCTGCGCATGGCCAACCGAAGGCGATGAAGCAATCCAACCCGCCGGTGTGGTGCCTGGATTACCCGGCCATGAATTATCGGGTGCTCGCCTGGGTAATGCCTCGTCACGGCATCACCGGGTTGACGTATTGGGACACACTCTTTGCCAGTCCCGGCATCGATGTGTGGAAGGATGCGGGTTCTTTCCAGCATGAGAATGGCGAGGTTTACAATGGAGACGGCAGTTTCATTTATCCCGCCACGCGCAAACGCCACGGTGCGGACATGCCGGTGGCCAGCATCCGCCTCAAATGGCTGAGGGAGATGGCCGAGGACTATGATTACATGATGCTGGCCAAGGATCTAGGCCAAGAAAAGGAGGCGCTGGCTTTGGCGGCGACCTTCGCTCGGGGCTTCGGAGATTGGGAGGATGATGTGGCCAAGCTCTATGCCGTGCGCCAAAAATTGGCGGAACTCATTGTTAGTCAAGGAGGTGGACGATGA
- a CDS encoding glycosyltransferase translates to MISLNISALRRSWKTPSWPNQWFAWAGQGLQKTEKALTALAKRFRTAQPAPAVERRTVLHFIAAPGGGGAEAMLGNLVMAMNPARWRSVVVLVDGRDWPEAVAKLRDAGAEVHDLEAHAFLRPSTLWRLIRLLRQIHPDVVQTWMHHADFVGGWCARLAGVKHVVWGIHCREIHRNPGDSDLKMSLFRRLIGGSSRVVPTQIISCSATAVEDHVSLGYPRTAMTWVPNGIDTSRFKPDGQARAAVRKELRVPEKAPLIGFIGRFHEMKDLSTWLRAAALLQARKPDVHFWLCGGDEWELGDCARAALSVVPHRQQMHFTPFRSDPEHVYPALDLFSLSSRTEACPMTVMEALSSGVPCVTTDVGDCARLLEGLGQVVPARDAEALAKAWEETLSHPTSAKTLRKEAQQRFDITVAAQAYEKVYEEVVAS, encoded by the coding sequence ATGATCTCGTTAAACATCTCAGCGCTCCGTCGCAGTTGGAAGACACCTTCTTGGCCTAACCAGTGGTTTGCCTGGGCGGGTCAAGGTTTGCAAAAAACCGAGAAGGCGTTGACGGCCTTGGCCAAGCGCTTTCGGACCGCTCAACCCGCACCTGCGGTGGAGCGCAGGACCGTGCTGCACTTCATCGCGGCTCCTGGCGGCGGAGGCGCGGAGGCGATGCTGGGCAATCTCGTGATGGCGATGAACCCGGCCCGATGGCGCTCGGTGGTGGTGCTGGTGGATGGTCGAGACTGGCCTGAAGCGGTGGCCAAGCTCAGGGATGCCGGGGCGGAGGTCCATGACCTGGAGGCCCACGCGTTTCTACGCCCCAGCACTCTGTGGCGCTTGATTCGCCTGCTCCGTCAGATTCACCCAGATGTCGTGCAGACGTGGATGCATCATGCCGATTTCGTCGGCGGCTGGTGTGCTCGTTTGGCGGGTGTCAAACATGTGGTGTGGGGCATTCACTGCCGTGAGATCCATCGCAACCCCGGGGATTCGGATCTGAAGATGTCACTCTTTCGGCGTTTGATCGGAGGCAGCTCGCGCGTGGTGCCGACGCAGATCATTTCTTGCTCCGCCACAGCAGTGGAGGATCATGTCTCCTTGGGCTACCCACGTACCGCCATGACCTGGGTGCCGAATGGCATCGACACCTCACGGTTTAAGCCTGATGGGCAGGCTCGAGCCGCTGTTCGTAAAGAACTGCGAGTGCCCGAGAAAGCTCCACTGATCGGGTTCATCGGTCGGTTTCATGAGATGAAGGACCTGTCCACCTGGCTGAGAGCGGCGGCGCTTCTTCAGGCTCGGAAACCCGATGTGCACTTTTGGTTATGCGGCGGAGATGAGTGGGAACTCGGGGATTGCGCTCGCGCCGCCTTGTCGGTTGTGCCTCACCGTCAGCAGATGCATTTCACCCCATTTCGCTCTGACCCTGAGCACGTCTATCCGGCTCTGGACCTGTTTTCTTTATCCTCTCGCACGGAAGCCTGTCCCATGACGGTGATGGAGGCGTTATCCAGCGGGGTGCCTTGCGTGACGACGGATGTGGGGGATTGCGCAAGGCTACTGGAAGGGCTGGGGCAAGTGGTGCCAGCGCGTGATGCGGAGGCTTTAGCGAAAGCTTGGGAGGAGACGTTGAGTCATCCCACCAGTGCCAAGACCCTGCGCAAGGAGGCGCAGCAACGTTTCGATATCACGGTGGCAGCTCAGGCCTACGAGAAAGTTTACGAGGAGGTGGTGGCATCATGA